In Saccharicrinis fermentans DSM 9555 = JCM 21142, a genomic segment contains:
- a CDS encoding CBS domain-containing protein: MLAKDLISDIVPALRTSDSGLNALNWMEVFRVSHLPIVNNKELLGLVTDTDIYDINKPEEPLGNLPLSLTAPFVTQDQHIYAVIEVASRLQLTVVPVLSDKNEYLGLITQTDLLKNFADLIAVHTPGGIVEIDVPSYDYSISEIARIIEDSDTKVLSFYLNQNKASDTLKITIKLNREDITPVLRAFDRYDYTVSASYSEHNTVDEVTKKNYDALIRYLNI; this comes from the coding sequence ATGTTAGCAAAAGATTTGATATCAGATATAGTTCCCGCATTACGAACCTCAGATTCCGGCCTGAATGCCTTGAACTGGATGGAGGTTTTTAGGGTATCGCACCTTCCCATCGTCAATAACAAAGAGCTACTGGGCCTAGTGACAGATACAGATATCTATGACATCAACAAGCCTGAAGAACCGCTGGGAAACCTCCCTTTATCTTTGACGGCTCCCTTTGTTACGCAAGACCAACACATATACGCTGTTATCGAAGTAGCTTCTAGACTTCAGCTAACTGTGGTTCCTGTATTATCCGACAAAAATGAATACCTCGGCTTGATTACACAAACCGACTTATTGAAAAATTTTGCCGATTTAATTGCAGTTCATACCCCTGGTGGAATTGTAGAAATAGATGTGCCCTCCTACGATTATTCAATATCAGAAATAGCCAGAATCATCGAAGATTCCGATACCAAAGTGCTAAGTTTCTACTTGAACCAAAACAAGGCAAGCGACACATTAAAGATTACAATTAAACTAAACAGAGAAGATATAACTCCAGTACTTAGAGCCTTCGACCGATATGACTACACCGTAAGTGCCTCTTACTCGGAACACAATACTGTAGATGAAGTAACGAAGAAAAATTACGATGCCCTAATTAGATACCTAAACATTTAA
- the recO gene encoding DNA repair protein RecO, with the protein MIESTRGIVLNYTRYAESSIISHIYTQKLGLQSYMINQVRSRKKKDKHVFLQALSLLDLEVYHSEKKTIHRIKDFKVNTPFTQIPFEPVRRSLAFFLAEVLNKALKQEDKRDANLFTFLHQSISMLDSHLPGVQNFHLFLLFRLTRPLGFFPSMDSNEALPYFNLKTGTFQQSEPAHPHYMNHSETSILRQLSEIRIEELDSLQISQDDRTKFIEKMLEYYQLHLSGFSNIKSLKVLKELYR; encoded by the coding sequence ATGATTGAGTCAACTAGAGGAATCGTTCTAAACTACACTAGATATGCCGAATCGAGCATTATATCACACATCTACACCCAGAAATTAGGACTTCAGTCATACATGATTAATCAAGTTAGAAGTCGAAAAAAAAAAGACAAACATGTTTTTTTACAAGCGCTCTCCCTGTTGGATTTAGAAGTATATCATTCCGAAAAAAAAACCATACACCGCATAAAAGATTTCAAAGTAAACACCCCATTTACCCAGATTCCATTTGAACCCGTCAGACGCAGTCTGGCTTTCTTCCTTGCAGAGGTTCTTAACAAAGCCTTAAAACAAGAGGACAAAAGAGATGCCAACTTATTTACCTTCCTACATCAATCCATATCTATGCTGGACAGTCATTTACCTGGTGTTCAAAATTTTCACTTATTTTTATTGTTTCGCTTAACACGGCCTTTGGGTTTTTTTCCTTCCATGGACAGTAACGAAGCGCTTCCATACTTTAACCTAAAAACAGGCACATTTCAACAAAGCGAACCTGCACACCCCCATTACATGAACCATTCAGAGACATCGATTCTACGCCAGCTTAGTGAAATTAGAATTGAAGAATTAGATTCACTACAAATAAGCCAGGATGATAGAACAAAGTTTATCGAAAAAATGTTGGAATATTACCAACTTCACCTTTCCGGCTTTTCAAATATTAAATCACTCAAAGTACTCAAGGAATTGTACCGGTAA